One segment of Anatilimnocola aggregata DNA contains the following:
- a CDS encoding metallophosphoesterase: MQLTRREILGTLAGASASLALRPAWAADKQKPVAFALIGDTHYLANKESPGEMFADSAVVTSQLVQTLNSLPGKAISAEAGGGEVAPIDGVIHAGDLIDTGDKSGGVHEKMQQTEWEAFTADFGLTGNDGKLKFPVYEVHGNHDGPRGTGIAIDGIKQRNKKRAGVKNVSANGQHYSWDWGTAGNQVHFINLGIVVGSTKDKSQPRRYNPLDSLEFLLDDLQKSVGESGRPVVITHHIDVQRYSGPCEMDEKNAGKEWHPCDARSFHAAIAGYNVVAILYGHTHARNVLKWNGTATKADRGFDLFNVDNGAHFRSDAQAFFYFEIAPGKLTVRELATTDRWQTSKWTPQVWQRDLKVAKS; encoded by the coding sequence ATGCAACTCACTCGTCGCGAAATACTTGGCACCCTCGCCGGCGCATCTGCTTCGCTCGCACTTCGTCCCGCATGGGCTGCTGACAAACAGAAACCGGTGGCCTTCGCTCTGATTGGCGATACTCACTACCTGGCTAACAAAGAATCGCCGGGCGAAATGTTTGCCGATTCGGCTGTTGTCACTTCGCAATTGGTGCAAACGCTGAACTCGCTTCCCGGCAAAGCCATCTCGGCCGAAGCAGGGGGAGGCGAAGTGGCTCCAATTGATGGTGTGATTCACGCTGGCGATCTGATCGACACTGGCGATAAGAGCGGCGGTGTTCATGAAAAGATGCAGCAGACCGAATGGGAAGCATTCACTGCCGATTTTGGTCTGACGGGTAACGATGGAAAACTAAAGTTCCCGGTGTACGAGGTGCACGGCAATCACGATGGCCCGCGCGGCACTGGCATCGCCATCGACGGAATCAAGCAGCGGAACAAGAAGCGAGCCGGCGTCAAAAACGTGTCGGCCAATGGTCAGCATTACTCGTGGGACTGGGGGACGGCGGGCAATCAGGTTCACTTCATCAACCTGGGCATCGTCGTCGGTAGCACTAAAGACAAATCGCAGCCACGGCGCTACAACCCGCTCGATAGTCTCGAGTTCTTGTTAGACGATCTGCAAAAATCGGTAGGCGAAAGTGGCCGACCTGTCGTAATCACACACCACATTGATGTACAGCGATACTCCGGCCCCTGCGAGATGGATGAAAAGAATGCCGGCAAAGAGTGGCATCCCTGCGATGCTCGCTCATTCCATGCGGCCATCGCCGGGTACAACGTGGTGGCGATTCTCTACGGCCACACGCACGCGCGGAATGTTCTCAAATGGAACGGCACCGCAACGAAAGCCGATCGAGGCTTCGACCTGTTTAATGTCGACAACGGCGCTCATTTTCGCAGCGACGCGCAAGCCTTTTTCTACTTCGAGATCGCTCCCGGCAAACTCACTGTGCGTGAATTGGCAACGACCGATCGCTGGCAAACATCGAAGTGGACGCCGCAAGTTTGGCAGCGTGACTTGAAAGTTGCCAAATCCTAG
- a CDS encoding sulfatase, with product MQKLLLGASFLFHMLAAGILLAQNAAPSSSTKPNIVLIVGDDMGYADVGFHGCKDIPTPHLDKLAAVGTRFTNGYVTGPYCSPTRAGLLTGRYQQRFGHEFNPGVATGLPTTEKTIADHLKAAGYKTALVGKWHLGDRPEYHPHLRGFETFYGFLGGAHDYFDDKGILRGNEPVQEKEYLTDAFAREAEVYIEKQKANPFFLYLAFNAVHTPMQADDPRLQKFAHIEDKQRRTYAAMMSAMDDAIGRVIAKLKATGTDKNTLVMFISDNGGPTMPGVTVNGSINKPLRGSKRTTLEGGIRVPFVVHWPGKFESSTYEHPVIQLDLHATMLAAAGAKPPVEFKADGVDLYTYVSNATNKPPHDALYWRFGSQSAIRMGAYKLVRYDTTADLDPNLPKTTSKAKLYNLKDDIGETKDLAAEMPEKVRELQAKWDAWNAELAKPLWGGNPAAKGQGKKKNAPKNE from the coding sequence ATGCAGAAGCTCCTGTTAGGCGCGTCTTTTCTGTTTCACATGCTGGCTGCCGGCATTTTGCTGGCGCAGAACGCAGCACCTTCATCGAGTACAAAGCCAAACATTGTGCTAATTGTTGGTGATGACATGGGCTATGCCGATGTTGGCTTTCACGGCTGCAAGGATATTCCCACGCCTCACCTCGATAAACTTGCCGCAGTTGGAACACGATTCACGAATGGCTACGTCACGGGGCCTTACTGCTCACCGACGCGCGCAGGCTTGCTGACGGGCCGTTACCAGCAGCGGTTTGGTCATGAATTCAACCCCGGAGTCGCAACTGGTTTGCCCACTACCGAGAAAACCATCGCCGATCATCTCAAAGCAGCTGGTTACAAGACTGCACTTGTCGGCAAGTGGCACCTCGGCGATCGACCTGAGTATCATCCGCATCTGCGAGGTTTTGAGACGTTCTATGGCTTTCTCGGCGGTGCGCACGATTACTTCGACGACAAAGGAATCTTGCGCGGCAACGAACCGGTTCAAGAGAAGGAGTATTTGACTGATGCCTTCGCACGTGAGGCAGAAGTCTACATAGAGAAACAGAAAGCCAATCCATTCTTTCTCTACCTGGCGTTCAATGCGGTTCACACTCCCATGCAAGCCGATGATCCAAGGCTGCAGAAGTTCGCCCATATCGAAGACAAGCAGCGGCGGACTTATGCGGCGATGATGTCGGCCATGGACGATGCAATTGGCCGAGTGATCGCAAAGCTCAAGGCTACCGGCACCGACAAAAACACGCTGGTTATGTTTATCAGCGATAACGGCGGCCCTACCATGCCCGGTGTGACCGTGAACGGCTCAATCAACAAGCCGTTGCGAGGTTCGAAGCGGACCACCCTTGAGGGCGGCATCCGCGTCCCCTTCGTCGTGCATTGGCCCGGCAAGTTTGAAAGCAGCACGTACGAACATCCGGTCATTCAACTCGATCTACATGCGACGATGCTTGCCGCCGCAGGTGCAAAGCCACCAGTGGAGTTCAAGGCCGATGGCGTCGATCTATATACCTACGTAAGCAACGCTACCAATAAGCCGCCACACGACGCACTCTACTGGCGCTTTGGTTCGCAGTCAGCAATTCGCATGGGCGCCTACAAGCTGGTTCGCTACGACACCACCGCCGACCTCGATCCCAACCTGCCGAAGACCACTAGCAAAGCCAAACTCTATAACTTGAAAGACGACATCGGCGAAACGAAGGATCTGGCAGCAGAAATGCCAGAAAAGGTTCGCGAGCTGCAAGCCAAGTGGGACGCTTGGAACGCGGAGTTGGCCAAGCCGCTGTGGGGCGGCAATCCCGCGGCGAAAGGCCAGGGTAAAAAAAAGAACGCCCCCAAAAACGAATAG
- a CDS encoding helix-turn-helix domain-containing protein: MMPPLLLANLFSTYGLAAALAIICLVVLRGNWFRQRRSKESEADPSEIKKACAPKARETAFENAPNDLLRWQVEMHEMARDIKGEIDAKMLALQSLMIVAREHCQRLESLLQHAEQHGDRQSPEFVGGRETLERIEAAEGNVPPLPVPPHGNNVLSPAQADRAKRLAKQEWSPQQIAREIGATLGDVELFLSLHQEILSN, translated from the coding sequence ATGATGCCACCGCTGTTGCTAGCGAATCTCTTCAGCACCTATGGGCTCGCTGCTGCGCTGGCAATCATTTGCCTGGTCGTCTTGCGAGGGAACTGGTTCCGGCAGCGGCGGTCGAAAGAGTCGGAAGCGGATCCGAGCGAGATCAAAAAGGCATGCGCTCCGAAAGCGCGCGAGACTGCTTTCGAAAACGCCCCCAACGATTTGCTCCGCTGGCAAGTCGAAATGCACGAGATGGCTCGCGACATTAAAGGGGAGATCGACGCAAAGATGTTGGCCTTGCAATCGCTGATGATCGTTGCTCGCGAACATTGCCAGCGGCTGGAATCGTTGTTGCAGCATGCCGAGCAACACGGTGACCGCCAATCTCCAGAGTTCGTCGGTGGGCGTGAAACGCTAGAACGGATCGAAGCTGCCGAGGGAAATGTGCCACCTCTTCCGGTTCCGCCGCACGGCAACAATGTGTTGTCGCCCGCTCAGGCAGATCGCGCCAAGCGACTCGCAAAGCAAGAATGGTCGCCGCAGCAGATTGCACGTGAGATCGGGGCTACGCTCGGCGACGTTGAACTCTTTCTCAGCTTGCATCAAGAGATCTTAAGCAACTGA
- a CDS encoding FdhF/YdeP family oxidoreductase → MPKVKSGGGFRAIWYTLKKSREVGGIWKMFQAMRTKNACKTCALGMGGQKGGMVNEAGSWPEFCKKSLQAMAADMQGAIKPEFWSTYSVPQLQQFSPLDLETCGRLTQPVVLEKGSQYYKPISWEDAFARITSKLKQLTANETFWYFSGRSSNEAGFLLQLFARLYGTNNVNNCSFYCHQASGVGLTTSLGTGTATVTLEDVEKADLVFLIGGNPPSNHPRLMSSLMMVRNKGGKVVAINPVIETGLVNFRIPSNMWSLFFGTKVASTYVQPHIGGDLALLVGIAKRVVELKAHDEAYLLDHCEGADAWLAKIAATPWDEIERKSGVTIGEIDDMARQYAAAKRVNFCWTMGITHHANGVENVQAIVNLALLRGMIGKEGCGVMPIRGHSNVQGIGSMGVTPKLKDSVFAALEREFAVQLPTTKGLDTLGCMEESFAGRLKFGLCLGGNLYGSNPEATFAAASLAKLETLVYLSTTLNTGHAHGLGQETFILPMLARDEEPQSTTQESMFNYVRLSDGGPARHVGPKSEVEVVATMASQTLGDQGPIDWSSMQNTGKIREAISKVVPGFEQLATIGETKQEFQIPGRTFHKPKFPTPSGKAIMHVHQIPELRGGGEQLRLMTVRSEGQFNTVVYETEDLYRNQTRRDVILLHPDDVQRLGLEENQQVTIRSEVGEMKNILVRPYPEIRAGNALMYYPEANVLVPRTADPYSKTPAFKNVLVTIAVPVAQQVTTPGAQLLKIS, encoded by the coding sequence ATGCCAAAAGTCAAAAGTGGTGGTGGCTTTCGTGCCATCTGGTACACGCTGAAGAAATCTCGCGAGGTCGGCGGCATCTGGAAGATGTTCCAGGCCATGCGCACCAAGAACGCGTGCAAAACGTGCGCTCTGGGAATGGGCGGGCAAAAAGGAGGCATGGTCAACGAAGCGGGGAGTTGGCCGGAGTTCTGTAAAAAGTCGTTGCAGGCAATGGCCGCCGACATGCAGGGGGCGATCAAGCCCGAGTTCTGGAGCACGTATAGCGTGCCGCAACTTCAGCAGTTTTCGCCGCTCGACTTAGAAACCTGCGGTCGACTCACCCAGCCCGTCGTGTTGGAAAAAGGATCGCAGTATTACAAGCCGATTTCCTGGGAAGATGCATTCGCGCGGATCACATCCAAGCTAAAGCAACTCACGGCGAACGAGACCTTCTGGTACTTCAGCGGCCGCAGCTCCAACGAAGCAGGCTTCTTACTTCAGCTGTTTGCGCGGTTGTATGGCACGAACAATGTCAACAACTGCAGCTTTTATTGTCACCAGGCCAGTGGCGTTGGACTGACGACTTCGCTCGGCACAGGCACGGCAACGGTCACGCTGGAAGATGTCGAGAAGGCGGACCTGGTGTTTTTGATCGGCGGAAATCCTCCCAGCAATCATCCGCGGCTGATGTCGTCGCTGATGATGGTCCGCAACAAAGGTGGCAAGGTCGTTGCGATCAATCCCGTGATTGAAACCGGCTTGGTCAATTTTCGCATTCCCAGCAATATGTGGAGCCTGTTCTTCGGTACCAAGGTTGCCTCGACTTACGTGCAGCCTCACATCGGTGGCGATCTGGCGCTGCTTGTTGGCATCGCCAAGCGAGTCGTTGAACTGAAGGCCCATGACGAAGCCTACCTGCTTGACCATTGCGAGGGTGCCGACGCTTGGCTAGCCAAGATTGCTGCAACGCCCTGGGACGAAATTGAGCGGAAATCGGGTGTTACGATCGGCGAGATCGACGACATGGCCCGGCAATACGCGGCGGCCAAGCGAGTCAACTTCTGTTGGACGATGGGTATTACGCATCATGCAAACGGCGTCGAGAACGTGCAGGCCATAGTCAATCTCGCGTTGTTGCGCGGCATGATTGGCAAGGAAGGTTGCGGAGTGATGCCGATCCGCGGCCATTCGAACGTGCAAGGCATCGGCAGCATGGGTGTTACGCCCAAACTGAAAGACAGTGTGTTTGCGGCCCTCGAACGGGAGTTTGCCGTGCAGCTGCCGACCACGAAGGGGCTCGATACGCTCGGCTGCATGGAGGAGTCGTTTGCCGGCCGGCTGAAGTTTGGCCTCTGCCTCGGCGGCAACCTATATGGCAGCAATCCGGAAGCGACTTTCGCGGCAGCATCGCTGGCGAAGCTCGAAACGCTCGTTTACCTGAGCACCACGCTCAATACTGGCCATGCTCACGGACTTGGTCAGGAGACTTTCATCCTGCCCATGCTGGCCCGCGATGAAGAACCCCAGTCCACGACGCAGGAGTCTATGTTCAACTACGTCCGCCTCAGCGATGGTGGTCCTGCACGGCATGTAGGACCCAAGAGCGAAGTGGAAGTGGTGGCGACCATGGCCTCGCAAACACTGGGCGATCAAGGGCCCATTGATTGGTCGTCGATGCAGAACACCGGCAAGATCCGCGAGGCGATCTCGAAGGTCGTTCCTGGTTTCGAACAGCTGGCAACCATCGGCGAAACAAAGCAAGAGTTTCAGATTCCCGGACGCACGTTCCATAAGCCCAAGTTCCCGACCCCTTCGGGCAAAGCGATCATGCACGTCCATCAAATTCCGGAACTTCGCGGGGGTGGCGAACAGCTTCGCTTGATGACTGTTCGGAGTGAAGGCCAGTTCAACACGGTCGTTTACGAAACGGAGGACTTGTATCGCAACCAGACCCGCCGCGACGTCATTCTGCTGCATCCTGACGATGTGCAGCGACTGGGACTTGAAGAGAATCAGCAGGTGACAATCCGCAGCGAGGTGGGCGAGATGAAGAATATCCTCGTGCGGCCATATCCCGAGATTCGTGCAGGGAACGCACTCATGTACTATCCCGAGGCAAACGTGCTGGTGCCGCGGACTGCTGATCCGTATTCCAAAACGCCTGCGTTCAAGAACGTGTTGGTGACAATCGCCGTTCCGGTCGCACAGCAAGTTACAACGCCAGGGGCTCAGTTGCTTAAGATCTCTTGA
- a CDS encoding cytochrome P450 — MATVERLPGPRGNWLLGSLPAIRQDMLGFFETCQREYGDAAYFRVGQRRSMLLSHPDDIEQVLVTDNKKFIKNFALSFFLRPLLGNGLLINEGQDWLRQRRLIQPTFARPRLEHYSQAMVDLTQRMLSTWQNGDERDLAREMMQLTMAIAGKTLLGVDVGGRYQQVVECLESVMRDFLARFRSPLPIPYWFPTFGNWRLKRTIRRLDAVLQQMIDERRTAIEGQGEIPGDFLSLLITARDETDGKPLSNQQLRDEVMTMFLAGHETTANALSWTWYLLGQHPEEQQRVRQEVDNVLAGRVPTPADVPRLMHCERVIKEAMRLYPPAYVVGRRCEEDCTIGEHFIPAMTNVLMCQWLVHRDERWFDEPAEFIPNRWTSEFSHSLPKYAYFPFGGGPRACIGNHFAMLEGVLVLALMAQRVELELIDREPLPIMPAITLRPGKPVDMRVQLRA; from the coding sequence ATGGCGACTGTAGAGCGCTTACCGGGACCGCGTGGCAATTGGCTGCTCGGCAGTTTGCCGGCCATTCGGCAGGACATGCTCGGCTTTTTTGAAACGTGCCAGCGAGAATATGGCGACGCGGCCTATTTTCGCGTCGGTCAACGGCGCAGCATGCTGCTGAGCCATCCCGACGATATCGAGCAAGTGCTGGTCACCGACAACAAGAAGTTCATCAAGAACTTTGCTCTCAGCTTCTTTCTCCGTCCGCTGCTCGGCAATGGCTTACTGATCAACGAAGGGCAGGATTGGCTGCGCCAGCGCCGCTTGATTCAGCCCACCTTCGCCCGCCCACGGCTCGAGCACTATTCGCAGGCGATGGTCGATCTCACGCAGCGAATGCTCTCGACCTGGCAGAACGGCGACGAGCGCGACCTGGCCCGCGAGATGATGCAACTGACGATGGCCATCGCCGGCAAAACGCTGCTCGGCGTTGATGTCGGCGGTCGCTATCAGCAGGTTGTCGAATGTCTTGAAAGCGTGATGCGAGATTTTCTCGCCCGCTTTCGCAGTCCACTGCCGATCCCCTATTGGTTCCCGACTTTCGGCAACTGGCGATTGAAGCGAACGATTCGCCGCTTGGATGCAGTGCTGCAGCAGATGATCGACGAACGCCGCACTGCCATTGAAGGGCAGGGAGAGATTCCCGGGGATTTTCTCTCGCTGCTCATCACCGCTCGTGATGAAACAGACGGAAAGCCTCTTTCGAATCAGCAACTGCGGGACGAGGTGATGACCATGTTCCTTGCCGGGCACGAGACAACTGCCAACGCGCTCAGCTGGACATGGTACTTGCTGGGGCAACATCCCGAGGAACAGCAGCGGGTTCGGCAGGAGGTGGACAATGTGCTTGCAGGTCGCGTGCCGACGCCCGCCGATGTGCCGCGGCTTATGCACTGCGAACGTGTGATCAAAGAAGCCATGCGACTTTATCCACCAGCGTATGTCGTTGGTCGTCGCTGCGAAGAAGATTGCACGATTGGGGAACACTTCATCCCCGCGATGACCAACGTACTGATGTGCCAGTGGCTGGTGCATCGCGATGAACGCTGGTTCGATGAGCCGGCGGAATTCATACCGAATCGCTGGACGAGTGAGTTCAGCCATTCACTACCCAAGTACGCATACTTTCCCTTTGGTGGCGGCCCGCGGGCCTGCATTGGCAATCACTTCGCCATGCTCGAAGGGGTCCTGGTTCTCGCGCTCATGGCGCAGCGCGTTGAGTTGGAGTTGATTGATCGCGAACCGCTGCCGATCATGCCAGCCATTACGCTGCGTCCCGGCAAGCCAGTCGATATGCGCGTGCAATTGCGGGCATAG
- a CDS encoding BaiN/RdsA family NAD(P)/FAD-dependent oxidoreductase — MAEDLSAVELPRVTLDETQPWDVIVIGAGAAGLMAAAEAAQRGRRTLLLEKNRRPGVKILISGGTRCNLTQATDKRGIVQAYREQGSFLHSALALLGPADLVKIVEDEGVPTKREETGKIFPVSDRAVDVLAAFVNRFRRSGATMSTEQTVERVDCDGEQFVVVTNGKSLRTTSVLITSGGKSYPGCGTTGDGYAWAEGLGHRIIPTRPALVPITTNEPWVLKLSGLTLPDIVLRIAGEPDRVREAGGEANLGKKMKKKSPWLDERRGSLLFTHFGLSGPVVLDISRTVTGHSQPTSLDVVCDFVPDIRAEDLDAGIREQCLAAGKKQVGGVLQKWIPHRLAEELFQRAGVSTEQRAAELSKASRAQLVRWIKEARIRVTGTRGFAKAEVTAGGVDLAEVDSRTMQSKLVPGLFFAGEVLDLDGPIGGYNFQAAFSTGMLAGQHV; from the coding sequence ATGGCGGAAGATCTTTCAGCCGTCGAACTGCCCCGCGTAACACTCGATGAAACGCAGCCCTGGGATGTGATTGTGATCGGTGCGGGTGCAGCAGGCTTGATGGCCGCTGCGGAAGCTGCCCAGCGCGGTCGGCGGACGCTGCTCCTGGAAAAGAATCGCCGGCCGGGTGTCAAGATTCTTATTTCCGGCGGCACCCGCTGCAATCTGACGCAAGCGACCGACAAGCGGGGCATCGTGCAGGCCTATCGCGAACAAGGCTCGTTTCTCCACTCGGCCCTCGCGTTGCTCGGCCCAGCTGACCTGGTGAAGATTGTCGAAGATGAAGGGGTGCCCACCAAGCGCGAAGAGACCGGTAAGATTTTTCCCGTCAGCGATCGAGCCGTTGATGTGCTCGCGGCGTTCGTGAATCGCTTTCGCCGCAGTGGCGCTACCATGAGTACCGAACAGACGGTGGAAAGAGTTGATTGCGATGGCGAGCAGTTTGTGGTGGTGACCAATGGCAAGTCGCTGCGAACGACGAGCGTGCTGATCACTTCCGGCGGTAAGTCCTATCCGGGCTGCGGGACAACCGGTGATGGCTATGCCTGGGCTGAAGGCTTGGGGCATCGGATTATTCCCACTCGTCCGGCGCTCGTTCCGATCACCACCAATGAGCCTTGGGTACTGAAGCTCTCAGGGCTCACGCTGCCAGATATCGTGCTGCGAATTGCGGGAGAGCCGGACCGGGTGCGAGAGGCGGGAGGCGAGGCAAATTTAGGGAAGAAGATGAAGAAGAAGTCGCCCTGGTTAGACGAACGAAGAGGGTCGTTGCTGTTCACACACTTTGGTTTGTCGGGGCCGGTGGTGCTGGATATTAGCCGCACGGTGACAGGGCACTCGCAGCCGACGAGTCTCGACGTGGTGTGCGATTTTGTGCCGGACATTCGCGCTGAGGATCTCGATGCTGGCATTCGCGAACAATGCTTGGCAGCTGGAAAGAAACAGGTCGGTGGTGTGCTCCAGAAGTGGATCCCTCATCGCCTGGCGGAAGAACTTTTTCAACGCGCCGGCGTCTCGACCGAACAGCGGGCCGCGGAACTTTCGAAAGCATCGCGCGCTCAACTGGTGCGGTGGATCAAGGAAGCCCGCATTCGCGTTACTGGCACCCGTGGCTTTGCCAAAGCCGAAGTCACGGCTGGTGGCGTTGATCTGGCGGAAGTCGATTCGCGGACGATGCAGAGCAAGTTGGTTCCGGGACTGTTCTTTGCCGGCGAAGTGCTCGATCTGGATGGCCCGATCGGCGGCTACAACTTTCAAGCCGCCTTCAGCACGGGCATGCTCGCCGGCCAGCATGTGTAG
- a CDS encoding DUF6677 family protein: protein MSDSTKSVTQADSILIDLRNPWVAGLLAWLWPGAGHLYQRRYGKGLLFMGCILSLFVFGLILGQGRVVYAMHPGGRGQQEARGTLARLAAIAPLPFWLQAGTGLPAMPAVIQRFRAQNNQPPLFGGLMAPPRSTDELAIWQRELNQRFDMGVLYTMIAGILNFFVIWDAAAGPAPSEPVEPKKKDDKKPVDDKTPVTV from the coding sequence ATGAGCGACAGCACTAAAAGCGTCACGCAGGCCGATTCAATTTTGATCGACCTGCGCAATCCGTGGGTTGCCGGTCTGCTCGCCTGGCTGTGGCCCGGCGCAGGACACTTGTATCAACGGCGCTACGGCAAGGGGTTGCTCTTCATGGGCTGCATCCTGTCGTTGTTTGTCTTTGGCCTGATCCTGGGGCAAGGACGCGTAGTGTATGCCATGCATCCTGGCGGCCGAGGCCAGCAAGAGGCTCGCGGCACGTTGGCCCGATTGGCGGCGATTGCTCCCCTGCCGTTTTGGTTGCAGGCAGGAACCGGCTTGCCCGCGATGCCCGCCGTCATTCAGCGATTCCGTGCTCAGAACAATCAACCTCCGCTGTTTGGCGGACTGATGGCTCCGCCCCGCTCGACCGACGAACTGGCCATTTGGCAACGAGAATTGAATCAGCGGTTCGATATGGGCGTCTTGTACACCATGATCGCGGGCATTCTCAATTTCTTCGTGATTTGGGATGCGGCCGCGGGACCAGCGCCGAGCGAACCTGTCGAACCGAAGAAGAAGGATGACAAGAAGCCTGTCGACGATAAGACACCTGTCACCGTATAA
- the leuD gene encoding 3-isopropylmalate dehydratase small subunit: MQAFTTHTGLVVAMDRANVDTDQIIPKQFLKRIERSGYGPMLFFDWRYLNDGKTDDPAFELNKPEAQGATVLLARRNFGCGSSREHAVWAIENYGFRVVIAPSFADIFYNNCSKNGVLPIRLSEEQVEDLFLRAAKHPGYRLNVDLQNCTVQDDFGLNLKFEIDPSRQFNMIHGLDDIALTLKHADKISAFEAQMVS, from the coding sequence ATGCAAGCTTTCACTACTCATACCGGTCTGGTTGTCGCCATGGACCGGGCGAATGTCGATACCGACCAAATCATTCCGAAGCAGTTCCTGAAGCGGATCGAACGCTCGGGCTATGGTCCGATGTTGTTCTTCGATTGGCGTTACCTGAACGACGGCAAGACCGACGACCCGGCTTTTGAACTGAACAAGCCAGAGGCGCAAGGTGCGACGGTGCTCCTTGCCCGCCGCAACTTTGGCTGCGGTTCGAGCCGCGAGCATGCCGTGTGGGCGATTGAAAATTACGGTTTTCGCGTCGTCATAGCTCCGTCGTTCGCCGACATCTTCTACAACAACTGCTCGAAGAATGGGGTGCTGCCAATTCGTCTGAGCGAGGAGCAAGTGGAAGACTTGTTTCTGCGGGCAGCGAAGCACCCGGGATATCGGTTGAACGTCGATCTGCAGAACTGCACGGTGCAGGACGATTTCGGGCTGAACCTAAAGTTCGAAATCGATCCGTCGCGGCAGTTCAATATGATCCACGGGCTCGACGACATCGCGCTCACCCTCAAGCATGCCGACAAGATTTCGGCCTTCGAAGCCCAGATGGTTTCGTAG
- the leuC gene encoding 3-isopropylmalate dehydratase large subunit, with amino-acid sequence MTAAKKPRTMFQKIWDNHVVHAEAGKQTILYIDLQLVHEVTSAQAFEGLRLSGRKVRRPERTVATPDHNVPTTDRSLPFTDPIAKQQVETLRNNCKEFGIRLYDIHDKNQGIVHVIGPELGLTQPGMTIVCGDSHTATHGAFGALAFGIGTSEVEHVLATQTLLQSLPKTLELRVDGSLARGVTAKDLILYLIGQITTDGGTGSVIEYTGQAIRDLNMEERMTVCNMSIEAGARAGMIAPDEKTYEYLKGRDFAPKNYEAAVARWKELPTDAGATYDKSLVFKAADISPQVTWGTNPGQVAPVVAKVPSPTDYSDATDQRACDQALKYMGLSAGTPLTEVKIDRVFIGSCTNGRIGDLREAAAAVKGHHVSGHVHAMVVPGSGLVKEQAEKEGLDRIFREAGFEWREAGCSMCLAMNPDKLEPGERCASTSNRNFEGRQGKGGRTHLVSPAMAAAAAVAGHFVDIREWKYQA; translated from the coding sequence ATGACTGCCGCGAAGAAGCCTCGCACCATGTTCCAGAAAATCTGGGACAACCACGTCGTCCATGCCGAAGCGGGCAAGCAAACTATTCTCTATATCGACCTGCAACTGGTCCACGAAGTGACCAGTGCCCAAGCCTTCGAAGGGCTGCGGCTTTCGGGGCGCAAGGTTCGTCGCCCGGAACGAACCGTCGCCACCCCCGACCATAACGTGCCGACCACCGACCGCAGCTTGCCGTTTACCGATCCTATTGCCAAGCAACAGGTCGAGACGCTGCGAAACAACTGCAAAGAGTTCGGCATTCGACTGTACGACATTCACGACAAGAATCAGGGCATTGTTCACGTCATTGGACCAGAGCTAGGTCTGACACAGCCCGGCATGACAATCGTCTGCGGCGATAGTCACACGGCCACGCACGGCGCGTTCGGGGCGCTCGCCTTCGGCATCGGCACCAGCGAAGTCGAACACGTGCTGGCTACTCAAACGCTGCTGCAATCGCTGCCGAAGACGCTGGAACTGCGGGTCGACGGCTCACTGGCTCGCGGGGTCACGGCCAAGGATCTCATTTTGTATCTCATCGGCCAGATCACGACCGATGGTGGTACGGGCTCGGTGATTGAATACACGGGGCAGGCCATTCGCGATCTGAACATGGAAGAGCGGATGACCGTCTGCAACATGTCGATCGAAGCTGGCGCCCGAGCCGGCATGATCGCTCCCGACGAGAAGACTTACGAATACCTCAAGGGCCGCGACTTCGCACCGAAGAATTACGAAGCGGCAGTCGCTCGCTGGAAGGAACTGCCGACCGATGCCGGGGCTACTTACGATAAGTCGCTCGTCTTCAAGGCAGCCGATATTTCGCCGCAAGTCACTTGGGGGACCAACCCCGGGCAAGTGGCACCAGTCGTCGCCAAGGTCCCCAGCCCGACCGACTATTCGGACGCCACCGATCAGCGAGCCTGCGATCAAGCCTTGAAGTACATGGGCCTGTCGGCAGGAACTCCGCTGACGGAAGTCAAAATCGATCGCGTCTTCATCGGTTCGTGCACCAACGGCCGCATTGGGGACCTGCGCGAAGCGGCCGCCGCCGTGAAAGGGCACCATGTCTCCGGCCACGTTCACGCGATGGTTGTGCCGGGGAGCGGGCTGGTCAAAGAACAGGCCGAAAAAGAAGGGCTCGATCGCATCTTCCGCGAAGCGGGCTTCGAATGGCGCGAGGCTGGTTGCAGCATGTGCCTGGCGATGAATCCCGATAAGCTCGAACCGGGCGAGCGCTGTGCTTCGACCAGTAATCGCAACTTCGAAGGTCGACAAGGGAAGGGTGGGCGGACGCACCTCGTCAGCCCCGCGATGGCTGCTGCCGCTGCGGTTGCTGGCCACTTTGTCGATATTCGCGAATGGAAGTATCAGGCGTAA